The following proteins are encoded in a genomic region of Oncorhynchus kisutch isolate 150728-3 linkage group LG4, Okis_V2, whole genome shotgun sequence:
- the LOC109889645 gene encoding cytochrome c oxidase subunit 8B, mitochondrial-like, with protein MSGIRGSVNLLRVAVRSQIVSKATLSHKPAKHHLSVGEQAIAMTAFFITILGPSGYVLAHLEDYKHHS; from the exons ATGTCGGGGATCAGAGGTTCTGTCAATTTGCTAAGGGTCGCAGTGAGGTCGCAGATCGTCTCCAAAGCCACCCTGTCGCACAAGCCTGCGAAGCACCACTTATCCGTGGGG GAGCAAGCCATTGCTATGACGGCCTTTTTCATCACCATCCTGGGGCCCTCTGGTTATGTCCTGGCTCACCTGGAGGACTACAAGCACCACTCCTAA